A window of the Gammaproteobacteria bacterium genome harbors these coding sequences:
- a CDS encoding NAD/FAD-utilizing enzyme: MKRHFYVSEDLDDLERIEEELESSGVHRPQIHVFSRDDTAVETHDHLHNIESVFKKDVVHGVIVGTWIGIALAALVLIVTAYTDWPDTYTWMPFIFLAVVLFGFGAWSGGLYGIQVPHRDFKRFESQLRQGKHVFIVDVDPEQEASLTRVVARHPGLQLAGTGKATPRWIVMGQYNIKKFTSETFP; this comes from the coding sequence ATGAAAAGGCATTTCTATGTCAGCGAGGATCTGGATGACCTCGAGCGAATCGAGGAGGAACTCGAATCAAGCGGTGTACACCGACCGCAAATTCATGTATTCAGCCGGGACGACACTGCAGTAGAAACCCATGACCATTTGCACAATATTGAATCTGTATTCAAGAAAGATGTAGTTCATGGCGTCATCGTTGGGACCTGGATCGGGATTGCGCTGGCTGCACTGGTACTGATAGTAACTGCCTATACCGATTGGCCCGATACCTATACCTGGATGCCATTTATATTTTTGGCAGTGGTATTGTTTGGATTTGGCGCCTGGTCCGGCGGATTATACGGCATTCAGGTCCCGCATCGTGATTTCAAGCGTTTTGAATCGCAGTTGCGCCAGGGCAAACACGTGTTTATCGTTGACGTCGATCCGGAACAGGAAGCCAGCCTGACGAGAGTTGTTGCAAGACATCCTGGCCTGCAGCTTGCCGGAACCGGAAAGGCCACGCCGCGTTGGATTGTGATGGGGCAGTACAACATCAAGAAATTCACTTCGGAGACTTTTCCGTAG
- a CDS encoding GMP reductase: protein MRIEDDSKLDYKDVLIRPKRSTLGSRKDVELEREFTFRNYQSDNEEHYRGIPIMASNMDGVGTFEMADSLAGMGLFTCLVKNYEADALIEFFSTGDIGRRENVAYSTGITSQDFDKFKAVCRKTGTGLKYVCVDVANGYSERFSDFIKQVRDAYPGIVIIAGNVVTGEMTEELILSGADIVKVGIGPGSVCTTRIQTGVGFPQLSAVIECADSAHGLGGHIIADGGCTCPGDLAKAFAAGADFVMLGGMLAGHDEGGGEIITRYYRTGEVTKTDAGLEDVIEERKFVNFYGMSSKAANEKHFGGLKEYRSSEGREIQVPYRGKIENTIQDLLGGVRSTCTYAGAKKLKWLSKCTTFVKTSEQFNSVFADH, encoded by the coding sequence ATGAGAATCGAAGACGACAGCAAGCTCGATTACAAGGATGTTTTGATCCGACCCAAGCGTAGCACGCTGGGCAGCCGCAAGGACGTGGAACTGGAGCGCGAATTCACGTTTCGCAACTACCAGTCCGATAATGAAGAGCACTACCGCGGCATCCCGATCATGGCCTCCAACATGGATGGTGTCGGTACCTTTGAGATGGCCGACAGCCTGGCCGGCATGGGATTGTTTACCTGCCTGGTTAAAAATTACGAGGCCGATGCGCTGATCGAGTTTTTTAGCACAGGCGATATCGGTCGCCGCGAAAATGTTGCTTATTCGACCGGCATTACCAGTCAGGATTTCGATAAATTCAAAGCAGTTTGCAGGAAAACCGGCACCGGTTTGAAATACGTTTGTGTCGATGTCGCCAACGGCTACTCCGAGCGCTTTTCCGATTTCATCAAGCAAGTGCGCGACGCCTATCCGGGCATTGTCATCATTGCGGGCAACGTCGTTACCGGCGAAATGACCGAGGAGTTGATATTAAGCGGCGCCGACATCGTCAAGGTCGGGATCGGTCCCGGCAGCGTCTGCACGACCCGAATCCAGACCGGCGTTGGATTTCCACAACTCTCGGCGGTTATCGAATGTGCCGACTCGGCGCATGGCCTCGGCGGTCATATTATTGCTGACGGTGGCTGCACCTGCCCCGGCGACCTGGCCAAGGCATTCGCCGCTGGTGCCGATTTTGTCATGCTCGGTGGCATGCTTGCGGGTCATGACGAGGGCGGAGGCGAGATCATTACGCGCTATTACCGGACCGGCGAAGTCACCAAAACCGACGCGGGCCTGGAAGACGTGATCGAGGAACGCAAGTTCGTCAACTTTTATGGTATGAGCTCAAAAGCAGCCAACGAGAAGCATTTCGGCGGTCTCAAGGAATATCGTTCCTCCGAAGGTCGCGAAATACAGGTGCCCTATCGCGGCAAAATCGAAAACACGATACAGGACCTGCTCGGTGGTGTTCGCAGCACCTGCACCTATGCCGGCGCCAAGAAACTGAAGTGGCTCAGCAAGTGCACAACCTTCGTCAAGACCAGCGAGCAATTCAACTCGGTTTTCGCCGACCACTAA